A DNA window from Scylla paramamosain isolate STU-SP2022 chromosome 10, ASM3559412v1, whole genome shotgun sequence contains the following coding sequences:
- the LOC135104454 gene encoding carbohydrate sulfotransferase 11-like codes for MAWRLTQRQIIMGAVVFYSFLALTTNILDTTEGKPPNIFKLQKLVLRPKEEVQVVEYQERHARLKQVCTAWGAYTTKAKFLKAAQKSTTDKIKDDILKDRKDLSHSQLERLWQLNKRSSFHQIFVDKSHELTWCKVPKAASTSWLNAFLQLAGVEDQELQDFSRHHLLLRDKYPMMPGPQLRRIMPMTMKFMIARHPFERVLSAYRDKLEDYERDLKFRGGYYYSIYGKKIVKVYRKSSIKEKENSEKEHKEPTFREFVQYLLDTDVEEYDEHWRPISLLCTPCHIKYDIIAKIETLSQDSNFILYHRGLADKVQIRWSHRTDQTYKTSDVAKKYYSQLTLTEIKQLYHKYLMDFLIFDYELEPYEMLVDSPTMNMTLGTDENGEYYYDDENEEDEDEEEYEEEEEEEEEEEEGGNEEGEEEREDLGMAETANILTNLGEETETLLKLPDVK; via the exons GTGCTCCGCCCTAAAGAAGAAGTGCAGGTAGTGGAGTATCAGGAGCGACACGCGCGGCTGAAGCAAGTGTGCACGGCGTGGGGCGCCTACACCACCAAGGCCAAGTTCCTGAAGGCAGCGCAAAAATCAACCACGGACAAGATCAAAGATGACATACTGAAAGACCGGAAGGATCTCTCGCATTCACAGTTAGAGAGACTGTGGCAGCTTaacaaaag GTCGTCCTTCCACCAGATCTTCGTGGACAAAAGTCACGAGCTCACCTGGTGCAAGGTCCCCAAGGCGGCCAGCACCAGTTGGCTCAATGCCTTTCTGCAG CTGGCGGGCGTGGAAGACCAAGAGCTTCAGGACTTCTCGAGGCATCACCTACTGCTGCGAGACAAGTACCCGATGATGCCTGGACCTCAGCTCCGCAGGATTATGCCTATGACCATGAaatttatg ATTGCACGCCACCCTTTCGAGCGGGTTCTCTCTGCCTACAGGGATAAGCTGGAAGACTATGAGCGAGACTTGAAATTCAG GGGCGGGTATTACTACTCCATATATGGCAAGAAGATTGTCAAGGTGTATCGTAAGTCCAGcatcaaggaaaaagaaaattcagaAAAAGAACACAAGGAACCCACTTTTAGGGAGTTTGTTCAATACCTCCTCGACACTGATGTGGAGGAGTATGACGAGCACTGGCGGCCCATCTCCTTGCTATGCACACCCTGTCACATCAAATATGACATTATAGCCAAGATAGAAACACTCAGTCAAGACTCCAACTTCATCCTGTACCACCGAGGTCTGGCAGACAAGGTGCAGATCCGATGGTCTCATCGCACTGACCAAACATACAAGACCTCAGATGTGGCCAAGAAATATTATTCGCAGCTCACACTGACTGAAATTAAGCAGCTTTACCACAAGTATTTGATGGACTTCTTAATATTTGATTATGAGCTTGAGCCATATGAGATGCTCGTGGATTCGCCTACTATGAACATGACACTGGGCACTGACGAGAATGGCgaatattattatgatgatgaaaatgaggaagatgaagatgaagaggagtacgaggaggaggaagaagaagaggaggaggaggaagagggaggaaatgaggaaggggaagaagagagagaagatttgGGTATGGCAGAAACGGCAAATATTTTGACAAATCTTGGAGAGGAAACAGAGACACTTCTTAAATTACCAGATGTGAAATGA